One window from the genome of Salvia miltiorrhiza cultivar Shanhuang (shh) chromosome 7, IMPLAD_Smil_shh, whole genome shotgun sequence encodes:
- the LOC130995164 gene encoding ankyrin repeat-containing protein At5g02620-like — MNLRLARISDSQKLSPLHIAVEEGKLEIAKRLLPVAPETCWWRDGHDMNPVHVAAMDGNVEILEELLRLDLYPAMERVRRGQTVLHLCVKHRQLRALEVLVPKLGELVCAKDDDGETILHLAVRCNQLEMIRYLVQRTKLDKEMTNSMGKTALDILKESPQDPRTYPETKKILNSLSNRSKLLGILPKMTDITMVVAVLIATMAFQSVLQPPGGVWQDDTRSHKAGEAVMASTHPNMYKIFVDANTTAFVSSLITIMLVTTPAAGAHLFSGGGHDGDVVVADVARGGLWGFIDHDHS; from the exons ATGAATCTGCGGCTAGCTCGGATCTCAGACTCCCAAAAACTGTCGCCTCTTCACATCGCAGTAGAAGAAGGGAAGCTCGAGATCGCCAAGAGATTGTTACCAGTAGCCCCAGAGACGTGCTGGTGGCGAGACGGCCATGATATGAACCCTGTTCATGTTGCGGCCATGGATGGGAATGTCGAGATCTTGGAGGAACTGCTTCGACTCGATTTGTATCCTGCGATGGAGAGAGTGCGTCGCGGGCAAACTGTGCTGCATCTGTGTGTGAAACATCGTCAGCTTAGAGCATTGGAGGTTTTAGTGCCGAAGTTGGGGGAACTTGTTTGTGCAAAGGATGATGATGGCGAGACAATACTGCATTTGGCTGTGAGGTGCAATCAACTTGAG ATGATAAGATACTTGGTGCAAAGAACTAAACTAGACAAGGAGATGACGAATTCGATGGGCAAAACAGCGTTGGATATCTTGAAGGAGAGCCCTCAAGACCCAAGAACCTATCCAGAAACAAAAAAGATCTTGAATAGTTTGTCAAATCGTTCAAAATTGCTGGGGATCCTCCCAAAGATGACCGACATCACAATGGTGGTGGCGGTCCTGATCGCCACCATGGCGTTTCAGTCCGTCCTCCAGCCCCCCGGCGGCGTGTGGCAGGACGACACACGATCGCACAAAGCCGGCGAAGCTGTGATGGCATCTACGCATCCCAATATGTATAAGATATTCGTCGATGCCAACACCACGGCTTTCGTTTCATCTCTCATCACAATCATGCTCGTCACCACCCCTGCCGCTGGAGCACATCTTTTTTCTGGCGGTGGCCACGACGGCGATGTGGTTGTCGCTGACGTCGCTCGCGGTGGGCTATGGGGCTTCATTGATCATGACCACTCCTAA
- the LOC130994518 gene encoding secreted RxLR effector protein 161-like, translated as MGSSSQKKVTPRKFLKSSRMEDCKAINTPVECGIKLSKNDGREKMDPTLFKSLVGSLRYLTCTRPDILYATGLGSRYMKNPTYIHFKEAKRILRYLKGTLDYGLFYSSTDDYKLVGYSDSDWAVDNDDRKSTSGFVFFMGATAFTWMSKKQPIVTLSTCEAEYVATTSSGNL; from the coding sequence atgggatcttcatcacaAAAGAAGGTTACGCCAAGGAAATTCTTAAAAAGTTCAAGGATGGAAGACTGCAAGGCAATCAACACACCAGTGGAGTGTGGGATCAAATTATCCAAGAACGATGGAAGAGAAAAAATGGATCCTACATTATTCAAGAGCTTGGTTGGAAGTTTACGATACTTAACTTGCACAAGGCCGGACATTCTTTATGCAACAGGGCTTGGGAGTCGCTATATGAAAAATCCAACCTACATCCACTTCAAGGAAGCAAAGAGAATACTACGATATCTCAAAGGTACGCTTGACTATGGCCTATTCTATTCAAGTACTGATGATTATAAGCTTGTTGGCTATAGTGATAGCGATTGGGCTGTAGATAATGATGATCGCAAGAGTACAAGTGGGTTCGTGTTCTTCATGGGAGCCACCGCTTTCACCTGGATGTCGAAGAAGCAACCTATAGTCACGCTGTCAACgtgtgaagctgaatatgtggctACCACATCCAGTGGCAACCTATAG
- the LOC130994519 gene encoding ankyrin repeat-containing protein At2g01680-like, giving the protein MNPIHIAAMNPRLARISDSQKSSPLHIAAAEGHVKIASKLLSVAPEMCWWRNDQGMNPVHVAAINGHVELVEHLLGESCLPAMEKLHRGETVLHLCVKHGQLRALKVLVEKLARHSCIWLSDYTILGGKNKSVERQTRNSMGKTALQVMNESAPPPPHTQLLEYI; this is encoded by the exons ATGAACCCGATTCATATTGCAGCCATGAATCCACGGCTAGCTCGAATTTCGGACTCCCAGAAATCATCGCCTCTCCACATCGCAGCAGCAGAAGGGCACGTCAAGATCGCCTCAAAACTGCTATCAGTTGCCCCGGAGATGTGCTGGTGGCGCAACGACCAAGGCATGAACCCGGTTCATGTTGCCGCTATAAACGGGCATGTCGAGTTAGTCGAGCATCTCCTTGGGGAGAGTTGTTTGCCTGCTATGGAGAAGCTGCATCGGGGGGAGACTGTGCTGCACCTGTGTGTGAAACATGGTCAGCTTAGGGCATTGAAGGTTTTGGTGGAGAAGTTGGCGAGACACTCTTGCATTTGGCTGTCAG ACTATACGATACTTGGTGGGAAAAACAAAAGCGTAGAGAGGCAAACACGAAACTCGATGGGCAAAACAGCACTGCAGGTCATGAACGAGAGCGCCCcgccccccccacacacacagctattggaatatatataa